From Medicago truncatula cultivar Jemalong A17 chromosome 7, MtrunA17r5.0-ANR, whole genome shotgun sequence, a single genomic window includes:
- the LOC11442552 gene encoding acyl-coenzyme A thioesterase 9, mitochondrial isoform X2, which translates to MHCSDEDSTTRPLILVTASVDKIVLKKPISVNIDLTIVGSVIWVGRSSIEIQLEVTQSKQEGSDSDSVVLTANFIFVARDSKTGKAAPVNRLSPETAREKLLFEQAEARNNLKKRKRGGEKKDHENEEEKKLKDLLAEGRIFCDMPALADRDSILLRDTSLENSLICHPQQRNIHGRIFGGFLMNRAFELAFSTAYAFAGLVPYFLEVDHVDFLRPVDVGDFLRLKSCVLYTELHDPDQPLINVEVVAHVTRPELRSSEVSNTFHFTFTVRPEAKAMKNGFKLRNVVPATEEEARRILERIDADNLNEFFRT; encoded by the exons ATG CACTGCTCTGATGAAGATAGCACAACAAGGCCACTTATACTTGTCACTGCTTCTGTTGATAAGATTGTACTAAAGAAGCCAATTAGTGTTAACATTGATCTCACAATAGTTGGTTCTGTTATATGGGTTGGGCGCTCCTCAATAGAAATTCAACTCGAGGTTACTCAATCCAAACAAG AGGGCAGTGATTCAGACTCGGTAGTACTAACAGCCAACTTCATATTTGTCGCTCGAGACTCAAAAACTGGGAAGGCTGCTCCAGTGAATCGACTTTCGCCAGAAACTGCTCGCGAAAAACTTCTTTTTGAACAAGCCGAAGCAAGGAACAAtttgaaaaaaaggaaaagaggagGAGAAAAGAAAGACCATGAGAATGAGGAAGAAAAGAAACTTAAAGACCTATTGGCCGAGGGTAGAATTTTCTGTGACATGCCAGCCTTAGCCGACCGAGACAGCATTCTTCTAAGGGATACCAGCCTTGAGAACTCCTTAATATGCCATCCACAGCAAAGGAACATCCATGGTCGAATATTTGGAGGTTTCTTGATGAATCGTGCGTTTGAATTGGCTTTCTCAACAGCTTATGCCTTTGCTGGATTAGTTCCTTACTTTCTAGAAGTTGATCATGTTGATTTTCTCAGACCT GTTGATGTGGGTGATTTCTTGCGTCTCAAATCCTGCGTTTTGTACACTGAACTTCACGATCCAGATCAGCCACTTATCAATGTTGAAGTTGTTGCTCATGTTACAAGACCTGAGCTGCGATCTAGCGAG GTATCAAATACTTTCCATTTTACTTTCACTGTACGACCAGAGGCAAAGGCTATGAAAAATGGATTTAAACTTCGAAATGTAGTACCGGCAACAGAAGAAGAAGCGCGCCGTATATTAGAGCGTATAGATGCTGACAACTTGAATGAATTCTTCAGAACATAA